CCCATTATCATGGTACTTCTCGTAGCACAATGTAGGCTCTTCAGATGACACATTCTGATTTTCCGTCATTATACTTTCGGCGTTAAAGATCACCTAAGACCGAAATGTAACCCGGCCTTATAGCGTAGAGGGATCCATGTGGGGAAGGTCTAGGATCATGCCCCTTTGAAACAACATCTCTGAATCAGAACTAAATCTATATAAAAACAGGGCTTCTGATCTGATCGGGGAGCGCTCGAGGATGAAAGATTTGTTCCAAGTTAGGGCCGCTTAAGAGAGTATACCGTTTGTCCAAGTTGCGTTACCCGCCATGTTATCGCTGATCGTCCGAGTATATCAGCGGCATAGGCTGAACATACTTAGATCTTCATATATTATACTGCTTCTCACTACTCTGAACAGTCTGAGTAGTGGTACCAGCGCTAAAAAAGCCATTAGAAGAATAGCAaagggaaagaagaaccaTGGCGATGTCAGCAGCTCGGAACTTTCGGATGAAAGTATTGAACAGCACACGGAGGGCGAGCTTCTGGAGGGGGATAAGGGGGATAAGAGCTCCGAAGACCGAATTGAAAAGCAGAAAGTGAAGCGTTCCgcagattttcttctgaaaCTGATTTTAAAGGATAAGAAATGTATTTCTTTGTTCATTACGCAGGCTTTGCTTCTCGTAATCAGAACTCTATTATCGCTTAGAGTTGCCACGCTTGATGGTAAACTAGTCTCAACTCTGGTGAAAGCACAGTATTCGcagtttttgaagattcttTTAGGGCAATGGATGCTACTAGGGATCCCTGCCAGTTTTATCAACTCTTTGATCAGCTACACTACTAAATTATGTTCGATTTCCATCAATAGGAAAGTCTCTGGGTATCTGATAAGCAAATATCTGGCTAACCATCACATATTTTATTCCGTCGCGGCTGCCGACTCGTCGGGTGAAATTCAGGACTATTTGACTCGAGATATTTATGCATTTGCCAACAATTCCTCATTGTTACTAAACCAGCTGTTGAAGCCAATGCTTGATTTGATCCTTTGCTCGTTCAAACTCCTGATGTCAAACTCTAGCATGATGGGTGAAGGCACTTTGGCTCTGGGATTGATCGTCTACGTCTCCAATTCATTCTTAAAGATGATTCAACCTAATTTCACAAGGCTGACGATGAGAAGGTCATCGTTGGAAAGTTGGTTTAGATCTTTGCATTCCAATTTGCATCTGAACAGCGAGGAAATTTCCCTGTTAAGAGGCCAGTCGACTGAGCTAGCAAGCTTGGATTATTCGTTCTATCGATTAGTACTCTTCCTCAACAGAGAGATCAAGGCGAGAGCTTTGTACGACCTTGCTACGAGTTTTGTCATTAAGTATACGTGGGGTGCTGCTGGTTTAGTACTCTGCTCGATAcccatttttttcaagaatcaaaCCGGCATAGCTTCTAGCACTGATGTTACCGCCGATTTTATTACAAATAGACGTCTGCTATTAACTGCCTCAAGTTCAATCGGGAGATTTGTCGAGCTGAAGCGAAACATTCAGCAATTGCGCGGAGTTTGGTTGCGTCTGAATAATTTCAATGCTCTGTTAGATTCAAGCAGCGAGACTGGACCGTCACAAGACTATGAGATAATAGAGAAGGGGGAAATCGAATACAACGATTCTTTGATAAGATTCGAAAACGTCCCACTAATCACACCAGCGGACCAGGTCTTGATACCAGAGCTGAATTTTGAGCTGAAGCATGGAGATCATCTCTTGATTATTGGGCCCAATGGCTGCGGGAAATCCTCTTTGTTCCGTATTCTCGGTGGTCTGTGGCCATTAAGGCAGGGGTCTCGTAAAACAAAGACGAAGTTGATCATGCCGCATAGATCTCAGGACAACGAGTGCTCTATCTTTTATCTACCTCAAAAGCCTTACATGGGAAGTAGATCTACCTTCAGAGAGCAGGTAATATATCCTGATTCAGTCGAacagtttgagaaaagGTTCAATGGTGATTATGCGGAAGGGGACGCATTCTTGGCGGACCTATTGCACATGCTGGAATTAGAAGACCTAATTGCCGAGAACATGGCGCTGGCGTTGGCTCTCAGGAATGCAAAGAATAAGGGCAATGAGGATGAAGTATCCATCTTGGATTCGAAGGAGGCCTTCGATTTATATCGAAACTGGTCCGAGGAACTATCAATTGGCGTACAGCAAAGACTGGCAATGGCAAGGATGTACTATCATAAGCCAAAATTTGCAGTCTTAGATGAGTGTACCTCAGCTGTCTCACCCGAAATGGAGCAAAAGATGTATGCAACTGCTCAAAAATTGGATATATCCCTAATTTCGGTCTGCCACCGGACTAGTCTCTGGCACTTCCACAATCACCTCCTGAAATTCGATGGTAAAGGCGGATATCAATTTGGGAGGTTTGACCCTAAGGCACGGTTAGCCAATGAGGAAAAACTATTGGAATTGAACGCCATTTTAGATCAACAGGTGCCGGTTTGGGATAAAAGATTAAAGGATCTCACTGTCGCTAGGACCTCAAATTTAATCAGAAAATCACAAACCGATTTGAGATCCTTAGGGTCCCGTCAGCAAAGTAGTTCCTATCCAAACAAAAGACCAACAAGTCGTGAGGCTACGGCGGGAGGGACTACTAGGCGTCAGCCGACTTCTAGTCAACGTAAGCCTGACTCAAAGCTGCATACAAGAGATGGGGATATAGATGACAAAGGCGCAGGTGAGACGAGGCAGACTTGAATGCTTGTTTGGGTTGCCGTTGCTGCATGGGAAATCAAGTTGTTATTTAGAATCAACTAATAGGTTCGGTATTCACATATGTTAAAGGAACCCTTTGGGAGCAGCTCATGACGGTTATTTTTGCATCATTCCTTCCATTCCTGGAGGACATTTTACCATTTTGTGCATAGGTTTCTTCATTAGATATAGCTACTTTGCGTTTCTCATACTATCTGCGCTTCAAGTCTTTTAACGTAGCTAAGTCATCGGAGCGCTGCAGTGACGTTAGACGACGGTCGTCTCCCTCAAACAGTGTGGTATCCTGATCGTATGCAATCTCGCCTCAATTCCGTGATATCGCAAGCCGATTTTCACAGTGGTGAACACTACTGCTTCA
The sequence above is drawn from the Torulaspora globosa chromosome 5, complete sequence genome and encodes:
- the PXA2 gene encoding ATP-binding cassette long-chain fatty acid transporter PXA2 (ancestral locus Anc_4.287), whose translation is MLSLIVRVYQRHRLNILRSSYIILLLTTLNSLSSGTSAKKAIRRIAKGKKNHGDVSSSELSDESIEQHTEGELLEGDKGDKSSEDRIEKQKVKRSADFLLKLILKDKKCISLFITQALLLVIRTLLSLRVATLDGKLVSTLVKAQYSQFLKILLGQWMLLGIPASFINSLISYTTKLCSISINRKVSGYLISKYLANHHIFYSVAAADSSGEIQDYLTRDIYAFANNSSLLLNQLLKPMLDLILCSFKLLMSNSSMMGEGTLALGLIVYVSNSFLKMIQPNFTRLTMRRSSLESWFRSLHSNLHLNSEEISLLRGQSTELASLDYSFYRLVLFLNREIKARALYDLATSFVIKYTWGAAGLVLCSIPIFFKNQTGIASSTDVTADFITNRRLLLTASSSIGRFVELKRNIQQLRGVWLRLNNFNALLDSSSETGPSQDYEIIEKGEIEYNDSLIRFENVPLITPADQVLIPELNFELKHGDHLLIIGPNGCGKSSLFRILGGLWPLRQGSRKTKTKLIMPHRSQDNECSIFYLPQKPYMGSRSTFREQVIYPDSVEQFEKRFNGDYAEGDAFLADLLHMLELEDLIAENMALALALRNAKNKGNEDEVSILDSKEAFDLYRNWSEELSIGVQQRLAMARMYYHKPKFAVLDECTSAVSPEMEQKMYATAQKLDISLISVCHRTSLWHFHNHLLKFDGKGGYQFGRFDPKARLANEEKLLELNAILDQQVPVWDKRLKDLTVARTSNLIRKSQTDLRSLGSRQQSSSYPNKRPTSREATAGGTTRRQPTSSQRKPDSKLHTRDGDIDDKGAGETRQT